ATTTCCTAAGTCTACCGGAAGGAGTTCAGCAGCAGAGGAGGTTAAGCGCGATGCTCCGCAGCCGTCTGGTCCTCCTCCGGAAATGCCTGTATATAATCGGCGCCAAAGTCGCAGAGCTGGACTAAGATGGACATAAGTCTTTTACCCGTATCGGTAAGGGAGTATTCCACCTTCGGCGGAACGACGACATACACTTTGCGGACGATTAAACCGGCGGTTTCCAGGTCTCTTAGCTGTATCGTCAGCATTTTTTGCGTGGCTCCGGGCATCAAGCGCAGCAGTTCATTGAACCGGTAGGTTTGTTGCGATAAATGGCCTAGAATCAAGGGCTTCCATTTGCCGCTGATCAACCCCAGGGCAATTTCGGAGGTGCACATGAAATCGTGATTGCGGTACCTGATCATTGTTGAGCCTCCTCTTTTTTTTGCAGGAATGTCGAGTAATTATCTATATTTACTATGGATTATAGCAAAGCGGGCCCTCTGTTTACAAGAGTGACAACCGCAGCTCATAAGGAGTGAACCTTCAAGATATGCTGACAATGAAAAAAACATTCGTGCTGCCGTTTGTGATGGCTCTGCTGTTCCTAATCACAGCGTGCTCAGGACGGGGCGAAGCACCGGAAGCGGTGCAGTCGGGCAACGGCTCAGGCCCGGATTATCCGATTCAGACGGATACTGAACTAACCTATTGGCTGCTAACTCAGACGACTCTTAAACCAAGCATCAAGGATATCCCCTTTTATCAGGAATGGCAGAAGCGGATTGGCGTACCGGTCCGGTTCTCGGAAATCTCCTCGGCTCAGGCGAAGGAAGCGTTCAGCGTTATGCTGTCTTCGGGGGAGCTGACCGACATTATCGAATACAACTGGCTGACCGGCTTACCGGGGGGACCGGAAAAGGCGATTAAGGATGGCTACATTCTGCGGTTAAACGATCTGATTGATCAGTACGCGCCGAACCTGAAAAAGTATTTGCAGGAGCACCCCGACATCGACAAGCTGGTCAAAACGGATAACGGAGACTATTATGCTTTCCCGTTTCTCAAAGAGGGAGGGATGACCACGCAATGGGCGGGTCCGGTGCTGCGAAAGGATTGGCTGCAGGAATTGAATTTGGACGTTCCGGCGACTATTGAGGAGTGGCACAAAGTACTTACGGCGTTCAAGGAACAAAAGGGAGCGCGGGCCCCGCTGACTTTCAATAGTCAATCTAGTGCGCTGCAGGGTTTCCTGGACGGGGCATTCATCGGAGCGTTCGGGGTCATTCGTGACTTCTACGTTGAAGACGGGAAGGTGAAGTATGGCCCGTTGCAGCCTGGGTACAGGCAGTTTCTGGAGACGATGAACGCCTGGTACAAGGAAGGGCTGCTGGACCAGAGCTTCTCCCAGAACGACCGCAAAACGCAGGATGCCAATATCATGACCGGAGCTTCCGGAGCGACCTTCTCTTCAGGTGCCAATATAGATAAATGGGAGACGGCGCTTGCCGCCGGGAATCCGCAGGCAGTCTTCGTGTTTGCGCCGTATCCCGTACTGAATAAGGGCGAGACTCCAAAGTTCGGACAGGAAGCCTGGTTATACGGGGCTGAAGCATCCGCTGCCGTGTCCGCCACCAGCAAGCATCCCGAGCTCGCCGTTCAGGT
The window above is part of the Paenibacillus sp. FSL H8-0048 genome. Proteins encoded here:
- a CDS encoding winged helix-turn-helix transcriptional regulator, producing MIRYRNHDFMCTSEIALGLISGKWKPLILGHLSQQTYRFNELLRLMPGATQKMLTIQLRDLETAGLIVRKVYVVVPPKVEYSLTDTGKRLMSILVQLCDFGADYIQAFPEEDQTAAEHRA
- a CDS encoding extracellular solute-binding protein; the encoded protein is MKKTFVLPFVMALLFLITACSGRGEAPEAVQSGNGSGPDYPIQTDTELTYWLLTQTTLKPSIKDIPFYQEWQKRIGVPVRFSEISSAQAKEAFSVMLSSGELTDIIEYNWLTGLPGGPEKAIKDGYILRLNDLIDQYAPNLKKYLQEHPDIDKLVKTDNGDYYAFPFLKEGGMTTQWAGPVLRKDWLQELNLDVPATIEEWHKVLTAFKEQKGARAPLTFNSQSSALQGFLDGAFIGAFGVIRDFYVEDGKVKYGPLQPGYRQFLETMNAWYKEGLLDQSFSQNDRKTQDANIMTGASGATFSSGANIDKWETALAAGNPQAVFVFAPYPVLNKGETPKFGQEAWLYGAEASAAVSATSKHPELAVQVLDYAYGEEGYLLFNYGTEGQSYIMKDGKPEVTGLITQNPDNLSYLEALTLYTHTVNPGPYVESKELIGKLALTNEDHNYDRWKTDNLKHVLPPVSITAEESGEYARIMADINTLVDETTLKIILGTVSADDAYRRFADQLEQLGIGRALEIQQAAYERFLSR